Part of the Triticum urartu cultivar G1812 chromosome 2, Tu2.1, whole genome shotgun sequence genome, AATTGGCCTTTGGAGTCTCTGCCTTCAGCTTCCCACATGGTGAACCTTAAGTTTTACTATATCTTGAGGATATTTCCCAAAAATTTATACCATTGTGAtaattttcttttcttttgaaATATATGTCAAGCTTACCCAATTTGGGTGCAATAATTCATCACAATATCGATTTTCAGAATGAGAATGATCTTGTCATTCCTAGGCTACACGTCAAACATTTTCACAATGATTTGTCTTTCTTTATGGGTTGACAATGCCTAGAACTGCTTCACATAGGCTCTTGCTTCTCCCTCCGACCTTTGTTGTTGGTTCCCCTCTTCTCCACCCAACAGTGTGGATGTTTGGGTGGTTTTAGCTCAAGTTTACAAAAATTAACCAAATTTTGTTAAGTTTTaagatttgattttttttctcataaACTAGACCAATTGCCTTTCTCCAATGGAAATTACAAAAATGGTTGCCCACTAACGAGGTTCCTAAAAAATAGATTTGAGCCGGTGAAGTCTAACCTTGATCTACTTGCAGTTGAATTAGTGCACTTTGAGGCAGAATAAGTCAAAGGAAATGACGAAGCCTGTCATCGCCAAATCAACTTAACCATATATTGGTTTCGTTGTAATATCGACTCAGTGGAGAAGGAAGGCAAAGTTTGGGGTTACACACTGGCCACATGAGCAAAGTTTTCGATGCTTAAAAAACAATGAACATCCAATATGGCACACTTAGGTTGCCATGTTCAGATTTACCAGTGGCGTACAGTTGTGACGTAGGCATGAGGTCGCCCAAGCTTTCCCAATTAGAGATTTTTGTGGTCCATTCTCTCGACATTTCATCTGTGAATTGTGGACGTGTTGACATATGCTATTTTCTTCAAAGACGACTCTTGGTGTTTGGACTGCCTGCTTGGTGTTTGCATGATTTCGGTTTGCATTGCATGCACTTACATCATATTTGTTGTGTCAGCATTATTTTTACTATGAGTTCTAGGGAGAACAAATCCACGACCTTGCAACTTTATTTAATATACATGGAACGGTACATAGTATACAACCTCTAATGAGGAGAAATGAAAAGGAGCGAAGATTACAGTACAACTTACCATTTAAGGTGGGACTCTCCTGCGGAGAACCTACGGTACAACTAACCATAATATACAACCTCTGATGAGGAGAACTCTCATGTGGTGCAATGGCAGGCACACATTGTCGTGAACCTACCCACCCGGGTTCTAGGACTCGCTTCTACCTAACAACGTAAAGTTCAAGGAGGGAGCTTCCCCCTTTGACCACATTTACCATTTAAGGTGGGAGGTAAGATACCCATTACAACAAATCATCCCTGGACCTAGGCTTAATTACACGCGCCAACAACGTTGTGTGATGCACAAATCGTCCCTGAACCTAGAGCCCGAGACACACATCACACATGTAGTTCCGCCAGCATCATTCCAACCATTGGGTCAACAATTGCTCGATGCGGATCATCATTGTTCTTTTCTTTTCTTGTCTAAGCATACCATCGGCTATGTATAACTTTTTTTACCGGTTCGAGGACTCACCCGGGTTCGAGGACTCACTTCTACCTAACAACGTAAAGTTCAAGGAGGGAGCTTCCCCTTTAAGCGCACTTACCATTTAAGGTGAGAGCTAAGAAACCCATTTCAATAAATCGTCCCTGAACCTATGCTCAATTATACACGCCAACAGGGTTGTGTGATGCACAAATCGTCCTTGGACCTAGAGTTAAAACAACACATCACACAGGTAGTTCCATCAGCACCATTCCAACGTTGGGTCAACTGTTGCTCGATGTGGATCGTCATTGCTCTTTTATTTTCTCGTGTAAGAAGACCATCGACCATGTGTAACTTAATTTTTTTTACAGGTGTGGTCCTTTGCATCTTCCGTTAATGTTTGTTGTTTACATTCTAGTGCTGCAGAAACTGGTGTTGTGTCTTTTTGAACAATTGTCGGGACTAAAAATAAATTTTCACAAGAGCGAATTGTTTTTCTTTGGGAGGGCCAAAGAGGAACAAGATGCATATCGACAGTTGTTCGGATGTGAATTGGGATCTCCGCCTTTCAGTTACCTGGGCATTGGTGTCTGCTAgaactacatcggtatttcctcaaagaggaagggatgatgcagcacaacgacggtagTTTTTTcactcagtgatgagaccaaggttatcgaaccagtaggtgaaccaagcaacactacgtaaacagcacctgcacacaaataacaaatactcgcaacccggcgtattaaaggagttgtcaatccctttcgggtagtgGTGCCACAAATTGACAAACAAAcatgagagagttgtaaatatttaTAGATCGAACatcaaataaaataaattgcagtaAGGTATTTATAAATCGAATGTCAAATAAAATAAatacgtaaacaacacctgcatacaaataactacggacccgaaggtctacaaagaactactcacgcatcatcggagaggcaccaatgaaaGTGGTGAACCCTTCTGTGATGGTatttagattggatctggtggttctgggctctgcggcggctggaattgattttcgtcgactcccctatggtttctggaatattgagatatttatagagcaaagaggcggtccggggggcactcgaggtgggcacaacccaccaggtcgcgcctgggcctccaggtgccctggtgggttgtgctcccatCATAGCACCCCCAGACGCTTCTCCGGACCATTGGATATCTTCTAGTAAAAAAGACACACAAaaagtttcattgcatttggacttcgtttgatattgattacgttcaatgtaaaaaacatgcaaaaaacaacaactgacacttggcactatgtcaataggttagtaccaaaaaatggtataaaataactataaaatgattataaaacattcAATAATGACAATATAACAGCAcagaacaatcaaaaattatagatacgttggagacgtatcaggcatccgaTTCATCATCGTAAACTTACTAATAAAGAGTGAAAATGCATCGAAGATcgatttgaaaaaaaaaactaaGCTGGCGGAAGGGCAAGCTAATGTCTTATGGAGGTCATTTGGTGCTCATTAATTCAGTTCTAACTAGTATGTTGATGTTCCCGTTATCATTCTTTGAAGTACCTTAAGGGGTACAGAATAGACTTGATTTTTATCGATCTCGATTTTTTTGGCAGTCAGATGATGTTAAGACAAAATGTCGACTGGCAAGATGGGATATCATTTGCTGACCCAAGGACCAGGGGATCTCGAAATTGAGAACCTAGAAATTAAAAATAAATGCCTAATGAGTAATTGGCTATATAGGTTATCAGTAAAGACTGATGGTATGTGGGCACCGATATTACCAAGCAAATATTTACAATCTAAATATCTGGCCCAAGTTACCGCAAGACCTAACGATTCGCCATCCTGGAAGGGACTTATGAGAACGAAAGATATGTTCTTTCGTAGGGCCAAATTCTTTGTAGGCAATGGGATGACAGCAAGATTTTGAAAGGATACGTGGTTAGGGGAGACGCCTTTAGCCCTACAGTACCCCATCTTATATAATAGTATTGTACAACGTAAGAAGGATTACGTGGCTCCTGTACTACATGAGGTGCCCTTAAATATACAGTTTAGGAGATCTTTAGTTGGGGAGCGCTGAAACTCCTAACTACACTTGGTGCATAGGTTGATGAAGATTCAACTATCTGACCAACCTGATTTCTTTCATTGGAAATTAACCAGAAGCGGTGTGTTTACGGTCAAATCTATGTATATGAATCTAATTAATTTTGGTCTAATCCAAGATCGGTACATATTTGAAAAATTAAGGTTCTCTTGTGTATCAAAATTTTCATGTGttttgtccaagagcaagtgatTCTCACCAAAAATAATTTACTAAAGCGATGTTGAGTAAATAGTGCATGATGACAGATTGGCTGAACACACATATCTGTAATCTGTCTGTTTCACTTTTTCTGTACGTCCCTCTCACGACTCATCGCTGAGTCAGACGCATCAAGTGATGATTCATCATGCCTTGACGCGTTGGTTGGTGAGTGTCGGCATACAACCAACGATGTGCCCTGTTACCGCTTTGCAGCCCGTGACTTGTAGAGTATGCAGCAACAACTATCGTGCACGGCCACCTTTTTGTTCCTGAAGTCGACCGCGAGTACTTCTAAGAGGGAGATCGCCGTGCGTGCCATTATTACGTAGTCAGATAACTACTCCCAAGTTTCACTCTTGTCCCAGCGAAGATGTCGACCTTCCCCGACGTTCGCGTACTCCAATGATTGCGTCCTATGCATCAGTGTCACTGCTCGCGGAAGCCGTAAAAACAAGTTGCACGCAGATCTCGAGAAAAGCTGCGCCCCAGTACGAGGCCTGCCTGCCTCGTCGGCAAGAAAGACCGATGGACTGCGAGGTGAGTGCCAATGGAATCTTTGGGTTGATCCCTTCAACGCTCAACGGCAACAGCAGCTGCAAGCCCAACCGCAAAAAAAACAGCTCAATAATCTCTTATTTTTCTCTAGCTGCATCCTTGAGCCTCAAGTTTTCAAAAATAATCTCTTATTTTTGTGAAGCCCATCAAGGAGGACGTCTCCTGTTTTGCCTCCATCTTAGACGCCTTTGGTGAGGTCACGGGCCTGATCACCAACTGCACTAAAAGCCTCGTCGCCCCAATTCGGTGTGCCGGCCTTGATCTTCCTGACATCATGCAACTTTCCCCCGCCAAACTCACAACCTTCCCCATGACGTACTTGGGGCTGCCACTCTCGGTCAAGAGGCTCAAGGCTGTACACTTCTTGCCTCTGGAAGACAAAGTTGCGCGCAGGCTTACCCCTTGGAttggccacctcatggccgcccCTGGGAGGGTTGTGCTGGTCAAAGCGGTTCTCACTGCCATCACTATCTACAGTATTACTTCGCTGGTCTTGCCGACCGAGGTGATGAAGCGTATTGATGCCTTGCAACGTGCATTTCTCTGGGCAGGTTGCGACAAAGTCACCGGGGCCAAGTGTAAAATCAATTGGGAGCGAGTCTGTAGCCCTAAATCAATTGGACAAATTCGCCGCTGCTCTCCGCTTGAGGTGGCTTTGGAACGCGTGGGCAGACCCGCCAAAGCCGTGGTTTGGACTGGGCACTCCTTGCACCGAGGCCGACGGGGACCTTTTCGCGGCTGCTACGAAGGTCGTGGTTGGCAATGGGGCCAAGGCTTGCTTCTGGACATCTCCCTGGCTTGATGGCCTAAGCCCGATGGACATTGCCCCGAAAATTTTTGAGATCTCAAAAAAGAAAGGCTCCTCTGTGAGGAAGGCACTCACTGATAATTTGTGGATATCATAAATTGACATGACAAATGGCATTACCGCAGGACATATACATGACTTTGTCACCCTTTGGGAGAAGTTGGATGGGATAATCCTGGATCATGACACGCAAGATACGATCACATGGAAGCTTACAGAAAGCGGAACTTACTCCACTTCTTCAGCCTATTCGCTACAGTTCGAGGGACGCACCTCAACACCACTCCTAAAGACCGTTTGGAAAGTCTGGGCAACTCCGAAATGCAAGCTCTTCGCTTGGTTAATCATTTACAACAGAGTATGGACGGCTGACAGGCTACAACGAAGAGGGTGGCCGAACTGCGGCTTGTGTCCTCTTTGCAGCCAAGTTCAGGTGTCTGCAGCGCACCTCCTTTTCCAATGCCGATTTTCGGTTGCGGTTTGGAACGCGGTAAAGGCGAAGATCGGGCTGAGCAATATTGTCACGGCGGACTGGTCGGCTATGCGAAGTGTCAGACTTTGGTGGATCGAGATTGCGCTCGCGCGCTCACCAAATGGCAAAGGGATGGCCTCCCTACTCATGCTTATCTCTTGAGAACTTTGGAAGGAGAGGAATGCTAGGGTCTTTCAGAACGTCTCCGCGCCCACGACGATTATTGTGGAAAAAATCATGGATGAGGCGACAATGTGGACGCTTGCAGGTGCCAAAAGGCTGGGTGTAATTTTACATCGCGAGTAGTTGCTttatcttcgcctttgtttggctgtggtcctcggaccttGTTGCAACTCTCTCTTAATTAATGAAATGGCAAACATTTTGCCTCATTTAAAAAAAGTTTTAAAGGCTGCACGCGCAAACAAGATCTGCAAGTGCGCGCGCGAGTCCACGGTTCACGGACGCGCCACAGCTCAAGATTTTTTAATTTCTGGTGTCTGAGAAAAATATCAGCACTAATTATCAGGCACTTGTGTCTATTATTGGCGTGGGCTAACCATGTGGGGCATCTGTCTCGTATGTTGGCAAAAAGCCTGGCGCGCTAATTATCAGCACTAAGCATTAGCGCTGTTTTAAGCAAAGCTGCCTAATCTTATACTCACACGAGTACAGCCGGAATATATTTCAAGTATTTTTGAGAGTTTTCAAATACGGCTTCATTTCAGGCCTTCACAAAATATCACAACTTACATTATTCAGGACCTGGTCGACCTCGCCCGGACATAGCACGATCGCCGTCGTTTTCCTCTCGGTAGAGCCCGACCGCGCACCATATATACCTGAGATCTCCACTCCTTTCTTCACACAACTCGCTCGCTCTCCTCGCAGCAACCAAGCTCACCACCAAGATCTCTGCTCAGCATTTTGCTCGAAAGCCACCTACACACACATACCAATATACCATGGCGCCATCACTGGCCTGCTCCTTCTTCTTCGACGACGAGCTGCTCGGCGAGCCCGGCATGCCGGCGATGGACGCGTGCGCGCTCTGCGCCAAGCCGCTGGCGCGCGACAGCGACGTCTTCATGTACAGAGGGGACACGCCCTTCTGCAGCGAGGAGTGCCGCCACGAGCAGATGCACCTCGACGCCGTCTGCGCCAAGCAGGCCGCGCGGAGGCAGCAGCGGTTCTCGGCGGAGACGGAGTCCCACCGTGGGCAGCGGCAGTCCAGGAAGGTGTCGGTCGCAAGCTAACCGGCTGGCCGCTGAAAGTTTTGTTTGGATCAAGAAGATCTGAATTCTGAAGAATACAACATATGTAGTATTCGGAAGAACCATCCATATCTCTTTCTCTTGGGAGGCGTCTGATGTCTCCGCCTCTCCGGCCGGTGCTCTAGCATGGACCGGTCGAGGTAGCAGATGCACCTCTGGCGCCGCATCAGGTCGTAGGTGACCGTAGTTTCCCATATGTGTCCATGGCATGCTAATTAAGCTACCCGGATGGGAGGAAATCTGTACTTGTTCTCGGTCTGTCTATGCTGTGCCGATGAATTTGATTTGATTCGAAACGAAATGGCCAAGGATCTGAAGAAAGCAATCAAACATGATGCAGGTTTTGTTTTAACTTCTACTGTATTTGGGTCGCTCTTCTGCGCCTCCTCTCTTGTTTTGTTTCCCTTAATGATTGGATcctgtttggttttggtaatgcTAGGGACACTGTTCAAAGCACTGTCACTGTAAAAACATCATGGCAATCGACCTACACATTATTGTGCTCCTAAATTTTGTTATGCTTTTCGGATTTATCGCGTCTCTATTGTTTCTAGTGACATGCCAATATGATTTTACCTGGGATTTTATCCATATGATTTTTTTTTGCTAAATCTGAATCTTTTGAGATTTTGTAATTATGTGTGAATAAATTGGCCTGTTTGGTGCCTCTGCCTTGAGCTTCCCACATATGGGTGAACCTTACAATATTACTATATCTCAAGAAAATTTCCGCAAAATTTATACCATTGTgatatttatttttcttttgaaATATATGTCAAACTTACCTAATTTCGGTGCAATAATTCATCATAAAATATTTAAGGATGAGAACGATATTGTCATGCCTAAGCTACACCGTTAAAAGATTTTCACGGCGATTTGTCTTTCTTGATGGGTCGAAAAGGCCAAGAACCGCTTCACATCGGCACTTGCTTCTCCCTCCGACATGTGTTGTCAACACATCTACAACGGCGAGTAGCTAATTCAGTGCCATAAACTTCTGTGGACATGTCCGTGGATCGTGACTGGCCATTCCAAATTTTACTGTCTTTATAACCGTCTTCCTCATATCCGAATTAATCTATGCAATAAATGAACATAATTCATATACTAGCAAACAAATAGAGTCATCAGACAACCAAAAGATCAAAGTTCATCGCCAAACAATGCTAACTAAAAATTAA contains:
- the LOC125534058 gene encoding FCS-Like Zinc finger 2-like yields the protein MAPSLACSFFFDDELLGEPGMPAMDACALCAKPLARDSDVFMYRGDTPFCSEECRHEQMHLDAVCAKQAARRQQRFSAETESHRGQRQSRKVSVAS